The bacterium DNA segment AGAATGCGGCATGCCTGTTTGCTCCCTATGTCACGTGGGGCGGAGTTCACACGACCTCTTCACATCGTTCAGCGGCATCTCCAAAGTGAGGAGCGATCACTACGTGGCTATGAATGGATGTCCTGCATGGGTATCGACGTTTCCGCCGCTCCGCCAGATCGCCGAACGAAGTCAAACAACCTCACGGGGGGGGGCACGTCATCGGTCAAAAAGACTATTGTGTTCGCCCACCGACACTAGTATTGTCTCAAAAGTGATAAACCAAATACGTATTTGAACCACCCCCGGGGTACCCTTGGTGGTTGAAAAGAGGTTTCTGGTCGTGGCGCATCAGGTTATAGCATTGAAATGTCCCAACTGCGGCGATGCAGTGGACACGGGGCAAAAGGTCTGCAAATTCTGCAAGCAGCCAGTCATTATCTCTACCTTCAATAGCGTTTACTCGATGCCGATCCCTCTCGTAAACAAATATGCGGGTACATATAAGCAGGCATTATCTGATGACCCAAGTAACAGAGAACTCAATAATTCCATCGCAATGTGCTATTTGAAGTTAAAGTTGAATGACAAGGCGCTAAATGCCTTTGAGAAAGCGATGGAGGATAATTTTGATAACTCTGAAACATTTTTTTATGCCGCCATCTGTCTTTTGAAAGGGCAAAAAGCATTTCTTACTACAAAGGCCTCAATAGATAAGATCGAGGAATATATTAAAGCGGCGATTCTGCTTGAGCCGAAGGGTATCTATTATTACTTCTGGGCGTATATCAAATATGATTATTACGATAGAAAGTGCTACAACACTTCTCCAACATATCAGGACGCGTTGGCATTAGCAGAAACTGCCGGGGTATCGCCTTTTGATATTGAGCAGCTGTTTGGGATTTTAGGCGTTCAGCGTCCCGAACCCTTATAGCGGCGATGCTATTGGCGACGTAATCGTCACAGGAAAGGGAGGTGAAATATAAATGAAACATGCGGTGTGATTGGGAGCAGGCTGCAACAACTTCTCATCTACACCTCTTTCGCGGAACGTCACAAACGAAACGAAATATTCTAAAACTTTTCAAACAGGGAGATCAACACAATGTCAGTCGACAGCGCATTACTGAAAGGCAAGACGCCAGAACAAAAGCAGGCAATCAAGTACTTTTTGGACACTGGATGTATTGCGGCATTGACCCGCATGAAGGACGATGCTTACGACCAGGCGGTTCAGAGTAAACTTAACGCACTCAACCTCAAGCAGAGGGCGTTAGGGAAGATTGGTTTGGATGAAGATCAACTGAAAGCAATTGCGCCCGTTTTCTTGCACGGGTACACAGCCGAGGGTGCGCACGTACGAGTTGGTGCTGACGATCGTTTAAGGACCTCGAAGTACGACGCGACGTGGCTCTTTTTCAGCGACACTCAGGTGTATATGTATAGCTATACTCTTGACATGACTTCCGATGCGAAAAAGGAAAAAACGGAGGAGTATTTCTACAAAGACATCACGAACTTCTCTACTTCTTCCGAAACCACGGACGCAAACAAAATCAGCGGCTGCCAAGGCGACAAGGTCACAAAGACCCAGCGCGAATACAGCAGATTTTCCCTTGTGGTCCCCGGAGATAAATTCACATGTTCGACCAGTGGGGTTCCTGATGCAGACAGATCTGTGAGCGCCATGAAACAGAAACTGCGGGAGAAAAAGCAGTAGTATATGGGTAGTGCGTAAGGAAGCGGTCACGTCCGTTCCGACGTGACCGCTTTTTAGTATCCGAACCGAAACACACGTTGTGCGATGCGCGACGACATAATTACAACGCTCCACCCGGAAGGCTCCAGCAATAACATTCGGGTCGCGACAGAGAGACGAAAACTCGAGCGACCGCAGATTTGCTATGGGGAAGCCATACTTAATGTGCTGATACCTCTAATTGTATCAGTTGGAGTAGGCTTTTGGAGTATGCGTTTCGCATTGACGTGCTTATGTGTGTTCACGGTAGTCAGGATGCGGGGAATCTTAATTTGGTTCATACGACTTTATCAACGCTATGCTTCGGCGGATATACGACTGGCCTGTGTATTTGAACCAGGTTGCTCGGAATACATGATTCTGAGCATGCAAAAGTATGGGATTCTCAAAGGAATCAGCAAAGGCATAGAACGATTGAAACGATGCCACCTCCCAAACGGCGGCACTGATTATCCTTGAATGGTTAGTAAAGGAGCGGTGAATAATGGATGATAAGATGAATATCATTTCTTCACTGCCGTTAGCGACTGAGGAGATCGTTGGATTTGGCGCTATTGAGATTCTCTCAATACCCCATGTTTCCGTATTGCAGAAGCGTTTTACGGTTATCCCGAATATTGACACGGAATATAAGCAGGACATGGCGCGCCTGTTGTCGGAAATCTTCCAGAATTACAAATTGAACGATGACGGCGCCAGTGGTTTAAAAGATATTTCTCTAGAACTGCTTTGGTGTACAGAAGAAGCGCACAATCAGCCTTATAAGGCTAATATCAAGTTGTTTATAATCATCCGCGCAATTGACGATACTGTCACAAATGCAGAACATAGAGTGAACTCGCTCTTGCAGATATGCAAGGCGAGCCTGAGTTTTGGAAAATACGAATATCGGAGCATTTCCTTTGCAGAGTTCCATTCGCGAGTCCAGAAAATAGACGATCAAAGCATCATCGCTATCGTAAAAGAAGAACGGGTGGAGAATCTTCAGAATCCAATCTTACCGTTCTGTTTTGCATTCGCAAAACTTCCCACGACGGAGAACGACCTTAGCCGTGTCGTAAACGCCCTTATTGACCATCCAAATTGTGCTGTTTCATTTCAGATTCTGCCAACTATCTATTCCGCAGAAGAAGCAGATGCCGTCGGAAAGATGGCGCAAGCACTCGACACCTTACATAGAGGTGTCGCAGAGCAGGGCGTCGGTAATATTAGCTTCGCATTGGCAGAAAAACACGCCAGCGTATACAAATACTACGCTAATAACAAACACACCTCTCTATTTGCGTTCAATATATTGGTGTTTGGCTCGTCTTCAGCCGCAAACTCCCTTTCAACCAGACTTTTAGGGCAACTCAACATAGGAAACGAACTGCGTCTTATCCCGCTTACGGCAGACGAAGTACAGAAAGACACGAACTATTATCCGCTTCCTTGGGCGGTAAACGAGTTGTTGCTCAACGCTAAACGCAGTCCGTGTCTATTGAATTCCGAACAGAACTTGAATGCTTACTACCGCCTACCATATATAATTACCGCAGAAGAAGCCTCCGAGTTTTTCCGCTTGCCCATCGGAAACGAAAATACTTCTGCCGGTCTTGTAATAAGTGAGTCGAGTAAGGCAAGCCACTCTTACGCCGGCAATATTATAGGCGGAGGCGACATTGCGATTGGGCACCTTAAATCCTCCTCTCGAAGTTCTATAGGCATATCTTTAAAAGACCTCACGAAACACATGCTTGTCGTCGGAACCCCCGGTTCAGGCAAAACTACATTCTTGGTTAGTGTGCTCGACCGGTTGTGGAAAGACCACAGGATACCGTTCTTGGTCATCGAACCTGCCAAAAATGAATATCGGGCTTTGGTGCAAAGCATTCCGGATTTGCAGGTGTTCACACCAGGCAAGCATTCTATTTCGCCATTTGTGTTTAACCCTTTTGTGCCACCGAAGCATGTGAAACTGGAAGCCTACAAATCTACACTCAAGACTGCGTTTGCGGCAGCGGTATCCATGTCCACCCCGCTTGATAAGATTTTCGAAGAAGCGGTCAATAACTGCTATTCCGATTTTCAATGGCTTGATACATATACTAGCGACAGCAAGGGGCAACCCTTCAATATTTCAGATTTCATCAAGTGCTTTCAGGAAACCTTTGAGCAAATCGGCTATACGGGTGATGCTAAGAACATTGGGCGCGCAGGTGTTGTGCGGTTGAATAGCTTGGTAAATCTGTTTGATAACTATTTCTCAATTCCTATTGAGGATCTGCTGACCAAACCCACCATTATTGAATTGGCGGCTATCGACAACAGTGACCAAAAGGCATTGATTATCGCTTTATTGCTGTTGTCTATTTCGGCCTATGTAAACAGCAATTATATTGGCGAGGGTGGTTTGCGTAATGTTATTTTATTGGAAGAAGCCCATGTGCTTCTTGGCGCCGATCCCAGGCCAGCCGTGGAAGGCGAAGCCAATCCAAGCGCTATTGCACAGGGGTTAGTCAAGAGGATGCTTGCTGAAATCCGCTCTTACGGCGTTGGTATCGTTATTGCAGACCAATCACCTCGTAAGGTTACAGCCGATGTTGTAGCACTCACTGATATTAAACTTGCATTCCGTCTGGTTGAAGCAAGCGATAAGCAAATTATCGCCGACAGCACCAATATGGTAGAGGTACATACCCAGCGACTCGCCAAACTGAAACCAGGCGAAGCATTTCTATTCTTTGGCCAACTGGATGAACCGGAGGAGCTTATAACTGAAGATTATCGGTTAGCTAATAACATTTCCATAACGTTGTCCGACGATCAGATAAGGTCACTATCCACTTATTGGGACGCAAAACAAGATAAGTTAAGACCATACCCTGAATGCTGTTACACCCGATATTGTGGCACCACCTGCAATTGTGCACGCAGAACATTGGCGAGAGAGATTGCCCGCCGAATATTTGTTAAACACTTTAAACCCGACAGTACCGATTTTGCGATTATCAAAAGCATACTAGGGCAGATTTCCAAATTGATTATAGACAACCTGAACGACGAACCTTTTGACCGTGAACTGCTGTCCTGTGTAAAGGTCCATTTGTTTCGTCGGATTCGATACGGAACGATAATGAACATCCCAAAGAAGACCGTTCAGACATCTTTAGAGAAAGTGTAGGGCCTATAATATGGGAGGCAGTATCGACGGCGGTGAAAAGGGTGAGTTGGACGATATGTCTCATCTTTCTGACACATCAGGCGATGTTGAAAATGACGTCCCCGATGATATCCCTGCGGATATACCAGAAGATGCTCCGGTTAGCGGCGACGATAACTTGGCTCGTGAGGCTTCGCCTGACATTCAAGAGGACATTCCGGAGGATGTGTCCGATAGCGAAACTGAAACCCCACGCGAAGGCGATGAGAAACCAGTCGATGATCATCCATTTAAGGCGGATGGAACGCTTAAAGAAAACATTCGATATCACGCGGGAGAATTCGGATACGAGTATGAAACCGATGACAAAGGCCGTATTGACGATTTTCACGCTGACAAATTACAACTTACCGCGCGTGAGGACAGACTTCCCCATGATGGGGATACTCCTGGAAAACTGGAAGGTGACCAAGCCGGACATCTCGCAGGTGATCGATTTGGCGGTTCTCCCGAGATCGATAATTTGGTTTCTCAGTCGTCTCATGTTAATCTCAGCGAATACAAGAAGATAGAAAACCAATGGGCAAAGGCACTTGAAAACGGTCAGCATGTCAGTGCAAATGTCGATGTTGAATATGAGCAAGCTGATAGACGTCCTTCCGCATTCGATGTCGATTACGATATCGACGGCGAAGCCTTTTCACAAAGAATTCTTAATGGAGAGAATCGCTGATGAATGACAGTTTTGAGAATCGATTTAGCGAACTACAGGCAGATATGGTTTCTATTTGCCTTGAGTATGCAGAAAGAATGGCGGATAAAGTATTCATATATGCATCATGTGAGGGCGATATTATCTCAAGCAATTTCTTTTACCAAGTTAACGGCCAATTGAAGAAGAAACACAAACTCAATGATGATACCGATAGGCATTGTGATACATCTGTTAA contains these protein-coding regions:
- a CDS encoding tetratricopeptide repeat protein, with the protein product MVVEKRFLVVAHQVIALKCPNCGDAVDTGQKVCKFCKQPVIISTFNSVYSMPIPLVNKYAGTYKQALSDDPSNRELNNSIAMCYLKLKLNDKALNAFEKAMEDNFDNSETFFYAAICLLKGQKAFLTTKASIDKIEEYIKAAILLEPKGIYYYFWAYIKYDYYDRKCYNTSPTYQDALALAETAGVSPFDIEQLFGILGVQRPEPL
- the yidD gene encoding membrane protein insertion efficiency factor YidD, yielding MRDDIITTLHPEGSSNNIRVATERRKLERPQICYGEAILNVLIPLIVSVGVGFWSMRFALTCLCVFTVVRMRGILIWFIRLYQRYASADIRLACVFEPGCSEYMILSMQKYGILKGISKGIERLKRCHLPNGGTDYP
- a CDS encoding DNA/RNA non-specific endonuclease; the encoded protein is MGGSIDGGEKGELDDMSHLSDTSGDVENDVPDDIPADIPEDAPVSGDDNLAREASPDIQEDIPEDVSDSETETPREGDEKPVDDHPFKADGTLKENIRYHAGEFGYEYETDDKGRIDDFHADKLQLTAREDRLPHDGDTPGKLEGDQAGHLAGDRFGGSPEIDNLVSQSSHVNLSEYKKIENQWAKALENGQHVSANVDVEYEQADRRPSAFDVDYDIDGEAFSQRILNGENR
- a CDS encoding DUF87 domain-containing protein; this encodes MDDKMNIISSLPLATEEIVGFGAIEILSIPHVSVLQKRFTVIPNIDTEYKQDMARLLSEIFQNYKLNDDGASGLKDISLELLWCTEEAHNQPYKANIKLFIIIRAIDDTVTNAEHRVNSLLQICKASLSFGKYEYRSISFAEFHSRVQKIDDQSIIAIVKEERVENLQNPILPFCFAFAKLPTTENDLSRVVNALIDHPNCAVSFQILPTIYSAEEADAVGKMAQALDTLHRGVAEQGVGNISFALAEKHASVYKYYANNKHTSLFAFNILVFGSSSAANSLSTRLLGQLNIGNELRLIPLTADEVQKDTNYYPLPWAVNELLLNAKRSPCLLNSEQNLNAYYRLPYIITAEEASEFFRLPIGNENTSAGLVISESSKASHSYAGNIIGGGDIAIGHLKSSSRSSIGISLKDLTKHMLVVGTPGSGKTTFLVSVLDRLWKDHRIPFLVIEPAKNEYRALVQSIPDLQVFTPGKHSISPFVFNPFVPPKHVKLEAYKSTLKTAFAAAVSMSTPLDKIFEEAVNNCYSDFQWLDTYTSDSKGQPFNISDFIKCFQETFEQIGYTGDAKNIGRAGVVRLNSLVNLFDNYFSIPIEDLLTKPTIIELAAIDNSDQKALIIALLLLSISAYVNSNYIGEGGLRNVILLEEAHVLLGADPRPAVEGEANPSAIAQGLVKRMLAEIRSYGVGIVIADQSPRKVTADVVALTDIKLAFRLVEASDKQIIADSTNMVEVHTQRLAKLKPGEAFLFFGQLDEPEELITEDYRLANNISITLSDDQIRSLSTYWDAKQDKLRPYPECCYTRYCGTTCNCARRTLAREIARRIFVKHFKPDSTDFAIIKSILGQISKLIIDNLNDEPFDRELLSCVKVHLFRRIRYGTIMNIPKKTVQTSLEKV